One segment of Cyprinus carpio isolate SPL01 chromosome A17, ASM1834038v1, whole genome shotgun sequence DNA contains the following:
- the LOC109107104 gene encoding phosphatidate phosphatase LPIN1-like isoform X1, with product MIAEDQVEGYNARFSPNETSWTWSQTMNYVGQLAGQVFVQVKELYRGLNPATLSGCIDVIVVRQPDGTLQCSPFHVRFGKMGVLRSREKVVDIEINGEPVSLHMKLGENGEAFFVKETESDEEMVPSHLATSPIISEGSALMQAQVGKGMSRLSESGTGTSIQTLGPMQAPGDSSLMKKRRKRRRKSQVDSIKREDNGDFSEDDDMFPIDMSSDDDTAAAGSRAMSHELFAEQVKGTSSSYTQSEGNWTGVQSKGLGKTCSLPIPTSSGLSISCPQQTTMFQSTHSSPNGSLPSTPKSDSELLSSQRREGKPDNPEMLWTWGELPHAAKPSFLQPISEPMVVTPRSIPPSESRHFRAITGDGMVESQGSDVYVPDLKVKEATSAAAVDVEAISASAHLITDLEEGRHSPGAHAISKTDSPSKKKDKRSRHLGSDGVYLDDITELEPEVAALYFPKSDGATSVRGGADPRSANQSPQSVGSSGMDSGVDSFSDQLGDLPHIAISLCGGLSENREITREEFEERAISYQEFADNPSIIDDPNLVVKIGNKYYNWTTAAPIVLAMQVFQKPLPKATVENIMKEKMPKKGGRWWFSWRGRNKSSKSESASEQIEGGEDSITTASVSRLKDESSSSEDDSAGAKQNPVSNQSEVLHSTGGHCYRKTLRLSSEELASLHLKDGPNDVVFSVTTQYQGTCRCEGIIYLWNWDDKIVISDIDGTITRSDTLGHILPTLGKDWTHQGIARLYHRVSQNGYKFMYCSARAIGMADMTRGYLHWVNERGTMLPMGPVLLSPSSLFSAFHREVIEKKPEKFKIECLTDIKNLFYPNTEPFYAAFGNRATDVYSYKEVGVPLNRIFTVNPKGELIQEHAKTNISSYERLCEVVDHVFPLLIRGNTTDFPCSDTFSQFTFWREQLPEVEKQDQHAEQQAAERTN from the exons ATGATAGCAGAGGATCAAGTGGAAGGATACAATGCGAGATTCAGCCCAAATGAGACGAGCTGGACATGG AGTCAGACCATGAATTACGTGGGTCAGCTAGCCGGTCAGGTTTTTGTGCAGGTGAAGGAGCTGTACAGAGGCCTTAACCCTGCCACCCTGTCCGGCTGTATCGATGTTATTGTTGTGCGTCAGCCTGATGGAACTCTACAGTGTTCACCTTTTCACGTCCGTTTTGGCAAGATGGGAGTGCTGCGCTCCCGGGAGAAAGTG GTTGACATTGAGATAAATGGGGAGCCAGTCAGTTTACACATGAAACTAGGTGAAAATGGAGAGGCATTCTTTGTCAAAGAAACAGAAAGTGATGAG GAGATGGTGCCGTCCCACTTGGCTACATCGCCCATAATTTCAGAGGGCTCTGCCCTAATGCAGGCCCAAGTTGGAAAAGGAATGTCCCGCCTGTCTGAGTCTGGAACCGGAACCTCCATTCAAACCTTGGGCCCCATGCAGGCCCCTGGTGACAGTTCATTAATGAAGAAGAGAAGGAAAAGGAGGAGAAAATCTCAAGTAGACAGCATAAAGCGAGAAGACAATGGAGACTTTTCTGAAGACGATGACATGTTTCCAATTGATATGAGTTCTGATGATGATACAGCGGCTGCAGGAAGCAG AGCCATGTCACATGAGCTATTTGCTGAGCAGGTGAAAGGAACTAGCAGCTCATACACACAGTCTGAAGGGAACTGGACTGGTGTTCAAAG CAAAGGGTTGGGGAAGACGTGCTCTCTACCCATTCCCACCAGTTCAGGATTATCCATTTCCTGCCCTCAACAAACAACCATGTTTCAATCCACACACAG CAGCCCAAATGGCTCCTTGCCATCCACACCCAAGAGTGACTCCGAATTGCTGAGCAGTCAGAGGAGAGAAGGAAAACCGGACAACCCTGAGATGCTTTGGACGTGGGGAGAGCTGCCTCATGCTGCAAAG CCATCATTCCTGCAGCCCATTTCGGAGCCTATGGTGGTGACCCCAAGATCAATCCCACCATCTGAAAGCAGACACTTCAGAGCCATCACTGGAGACGGGATGGTGGAGTCTCAGGGCAGTGATGTGTATGTGCCTGATCTCAAGGTTAAAGAGGCAACATCTGCCGCTGCTGTAGATGTAGAGGCCATCAGTGCTTCAGCCCATCTCATCACAGACCTAGAAGAGGGGCGGCACAGTCCTGGAGCTCATGCCATTAGCAAGACAGACTCTCCATCCAAGAAAAAAG ACAAAAGGAGCCGGCACCTGGGATCAGATGGAGTATATCTGGATGACATCACAGAGTTGGAGCCTGAGGTGGCAGCCTTGTACTTTCCAAAGAG TGATGGAGCAACTTCTGTGAGGGGTGGGGCAGATCCGAGAAGTGCCAATCAGTCCCCTCAATCAGTGGGTAGCAGTGGAATGGACAGTGGGGTGGATAGCTTTTCTGACCAGTTAGGAGACTTGCCTCATATTGCCATCTCTCTCTGTGGAGGACTGTCAGAAAACAGAGAGATCACTAGAG AGGAATTCGAGGAACGAGCAATATCTTATCAGGAGTTTGCAGATAATCCATCTATCATTGATGATCCCAACCTGGTTGTGAAGATTGGCAACAAG TATTATAATTGGACCACAGCCGCTCCTATTGTACTAGCCATGCAGGTTTTCCAGAAGCCCTTGCCAAAG GCCACAGTGGAGAACATCATGAAGGAGAAGATGCCCAAGAAAGGAGGACGCTGGTGGTTTTCATGGAGGGGCAGAAACAAAAGCTCCAAATCC GAATCAGCATCTGAGCAGATTGAAGGTGGAGAGGATTCTATAACAACAGCATCTGTGAGCAG ATTAAAGGATGAATCATCATCCAGTGAAGATGACAGTGCAGGTGCTAAACAGAATCCTGTGAGCAATCAGTCTGAAGTTCTCCACAGCACTGGAGGCCACTGCTACAGGAAGACTCTTCGTTTGTCCTCAGAAGAGCTA GCCAGTCTGCACTTAAAAGATGGCCCCAATGATGTGGTCTTCAGCGTCACCACCCAGTACCAGGGCACTTGCCGCTGTGAGGGGATAATTTATCTGTGGAACTGGGATGACAAGATAGTGATCTCAGATATTGATGGCACCATCACAAG GTCTGACACCCTGGGACACATTTTACCCACTTTGGGTAAAGACTGGACCCATCAGGGCATTGCCCGTCTCTACCACAGAGTCAGCCA GAACGGCTACAAGTTTATGTACTGTTCAGCTCGGGCGATTGGCATGGCTGATATGACCCGGGGTTACCTGCACTGGGTTAATGAAAGAGGCACCATGCTACCTATGGGACCTGTGCTGCTTAGTCCCAGTAGTCTGTTCTCTGCATTTCACAG gGAGGTCATTGAGAAGAAGCCAGAAAAGTTTAAAATTGAATGTCTGACCGACATTAAAAACCTGTTCTATCCAAACACAGAACCCTTCTATGCTGCTTTTGGAAACAGAGCAACA GATGTTTATTCATATAAAGAGGTTGGAGTGCCTTTGAACAGAATATTCACTGTGAATCCTAAGGGAGAGCTCATCCAAGAACATGCAAAGACCAACATATCATC TTATGAACGTCTGTGTGAGGTCGTGGATCATGTCTTCCCTCTTCTGATAAGAGGGAACACCACTGACTTCCCCTGTTCAGATACCTTCAGCCAGTTCACCTTCTGGAGAGAGCAGTTACCAGAGGTAGAAAAGCAGGATCAACATGCCGAGCAACAAGCAGCTGAAAGGacaaactga
- the LOC109107104 gene encoding phosphatidate phosphatase LPIN1-like isoform X2, with the protein MNYVGQLAGQVFVQVKELYRGLNPATLSGCIDVIVVRQPDGTLQCSPFHVRFGKMGVLRSREKVVDIEINGEPVSLHMKLGENGEAFFVKETESDEEMVPSHLATSPIISEGSALMQAQVGKGMSRLSESGTGTSIQTLGPMQAPGDSSLMKKRRKRRRKSQVDSIKREDNGDFSEDDDMFPIDMSSDDDTAAAGSRAMSHELFAEQVKGTSSSYTQSEGNWTGVQSKGLGKTCSLPIPTSSGLSISCPQQTTMFQSTHSSPNGSLPSTPKSDSELLSSQRREGKPDNPEMLWTWGELPHAAKPSFLQPISEPMVVTPRSIPPSESRHFRAITGDGMVESQGSDVYVPDLKVKEATSAAAVDVEAISASAHLITDLEEGRHSPGAHAISKTDSPSKKKDKRSRHLGSDGVYLDDITELEPEVAALYFPKSDGATSVRGGADPRSANQSPQSVGSSGMDSGVDSFSDQLGDLPHIAISLCGGLSENREITREEFEERAISYQEFADNPSIIDDPNLVVKIGNKYYNWTTAAPIVLAMQVFQKPLPKATVENIMKEKMPKKGGRWWFSWRGRNKSSKSESASEQIEGGEDSITTASVSRLKDESSSSEDDSAGAKQNPVSNQSEVLHSTGGHCYRKTLRLSSEELASLHLKDGPNDVVFSVTTQYQGTCRCEGIIYLWNWDDKIVISDIDGTITRSDTLGHILPTLGKDWTHQGIARLYHRVSQNGYKFMYCSARAIGMADMTRGYLHWVNERGTMLPMGPVLLSPSSLFSAFHREVIEKKPEKFKIECLTDIKNLFYPNTEPFYAAFGNRATDVYSYKEVGVPLNRIFTVNPKGELIQEHAKTNISSYERLCEVVDHVFPLLIRGNTTDFPCSDTFSQFTFWREQLPEVEKQDQHAEQQAAERTN; encoded by the exons ATGAATTACGTGGGTCAGCTAGCCGGTCAGGTTTTTGTGCAGGTGAAGGAGCTGTACAGAGGCCTTAACCCTGCCACCCTGTCCGGCTGTATCGATGTTATTGTTGTGCGTCAGCCTGATGGAACTCTACAGTGTTCACCTTTTCACGTCCGTTTTGGCAAGATGGGAGTGCTGCGCTCCCGGGAGAAAGTG GTTGACATTGAGATAAATGGGGAGCCAGTCAGTTTACACATGAAACTAGGTGAAAATGGAGAGGCATTCTTTGTCAAAGAAACAGAAAGTGATGAG GAGATGGTGCCGTCCCACTTGGCTACATCGCCCATAATTTCAGAGGGCTCTGCCCTAATGCAGGCCCAAGTTGGAAAAGGAATGTCCCGCCTGTCTGAGTCTGGAACCGGAACCTCCATTCAAACCTTGGGCCCCATGCAGGCCCCTGGTGACAGTTCATTAATGAAGAAGAGAAGGAAAAGGAGGAGAAAATCTCAAGTAGACAGCATAAAGCGAGAAGACAATGGAGACTTTTCTGAAGACGATGACATGTTTCCAATTGATATGAGTTCTGATGATGATACAGCGGCTGCAGGAAGCAG AGCCATGTCACATGAGCTATTTGCTGAGCAGGTGAAAGGAACTAGCAGCTCATACACACAGTCTGAAGGGAACTGGACTGGTGTTCAAAG CAAAGGGTTGGGGAAGACGTGCTCTCTACCCATTCCCACCAGTTCAGGATTATCCATTTCCTGCCCTCAACAAACAACCATGTTTCAATCCACACACAG CAGCCCAAATGGCTCCTTGCCATCCACACCCAAGAGTGACTCCGAATTGCTGAGCAGTCAGAGGAGAGAAGGAAAACCGGACAACCCTGAGATGCTTTGGACGTGGGGAGAGCTGCCTCATGCTGCAAAG CCATCATTCCTGCAGCCCATTTCGGAGCCTATGGTGGTGACCCCAAGATCAATCCCACCATCTGAAAGCAGACACTTCAGAGCCATCACTGGAGACGGGATGGTGGAGTCTCAGGGCAGTGATGTGTATGTGCCTGATCTCAAGGTTAAAGAGGCAACATCTGCCGCTGCTGTAGATGTAGAGGCCATCAGTGCTTCAGCCCATCTCATCACAGACCTAGAAGAGGGGCGGCACAGTCCTGGAGCTCATGCCATTAGCAAGACAGACTCTCCATCCAAGAAAAAAG ACAAAAGGAGCCGGCACCTGGGATCAGATGGAGTATATCTGGATGACATCACAGAGTTGGAGCCTGAGGTGGCAGCCTTGTACTTTCCAAAGAG TGATGGAGCAACTTCTGTGAGGGGTGGGGCAGATCCGAGAAGTGCCAATCAGTCCCCTCAATCAGTGGGTAGCAGTGGAATGGACAGTGGGGTGGATAGCTTTTCTGACCAGTTAGGAGACTTGCCTCATATTGCCATCTCTCTCTGTGGAGGACTGTCAGAAAACAGAGAGATCACTAGAG AGGAATTCGAGGAACGAGCAATATCTTATCAGGAGTTTGCAGATAATCCATCTATCATTGATGATCCCAACCTGGTTGTGAAGATTGGCAACAAG TATTATAATTGGACCACAGCCGCTCCTATTGTACTAGCCATGCAGGTTTTCCAGAAGCCCTTGCCAAAG GCCACAGTGGAGAACATCATGAAGGAGAAGATGCCCAAGAAAGGAGGACGCTGGTGGTTTTCATGGAGGGGCAGAAACAAAAGCTCCAAATCC GAATCAGCATCTGAGCAGATTGAAGGTGGAGAGGATTCTATAACAACAGCATCTGTGAGCAG ATTAAAGGATGAATCATCATCCAGTGAAGATGACAGTGCAGGTGCTAAACAGAATCCTGTGAGCAATCAGTCTGAAGTTCTCCACAGCACTGGAGGCCACTGCTACAGGAAGACTCTTCGTTTGTCCTCAGAAGAGCTA GCCAGTCTGCACTTAAAAGATGGCCCCAATGATGTGGTCTTCAGCGTCACCACCCAGTACCAGGGCACTTGCCGCTGTGAGGGGATAATTTATCTGTGGAACTGGGATGACAAGATAGTGATCTCAGATATTGATGGCACCATCACAAG GTCTGACACCCTGGGACACATTTTACCCACTTTGGGTAAAGACTGGACCCATCAGGGCATTGCCCGTCTCTACCACAGAGTCAGCCA GAACGGCTACAAGTTTATGTACTGTTCAGCTCGGGCGATTGGCATGGCTGATATGACCCGGGGTTACCTGCACTGGGTTAATGAAAGAGGCACCATGCTACCTATGGGACCTGTGCTGCTTAGTCCCAGTAGTCTGTTCTCTGCATTTCACAG gGAGGTCATTGAGAAGAAGCCAGAAAAGTTTAAAATTGAATGTCTGACCGACATTAAAAACCTGTTCTATCCAAACACAGAACCCTTCTATGCTGCTTTTGGAAACAGAGCAACA GATGTTTATTCATATAAAGAGGTTGGAGTGCCTTTGAACAGAATATTCACTGTGAATCCTAAGGGAGAGCTCATCCAAGAACATGCAAAGACCAACATATCATC TTATGAACGTCTGTGTGAGGTCGTGGATCATGTCTTCCCTCTTCTGATAAGAGGGAACACCACTGACTTCCCCTGTTCAGATACCTTCAGCCAGTTCACCTTCTGGAGAGAGCAGTTACCAGAGGTAGAAAAGCAGGATCAACATGCCGAGCAACAAGCAGCTGAAAGGacaaactga